The following nucleotide sequence is from Streptomyces sp. HUAS CB01.
TCGGCGACGAGCGCGCGGTGGTACGCGGCGTCGTGCGGAAGCAGCGGGGAGAGCTCCTCCACGGCGGCGGTCACGCGCTCGATCGCGTACTCGGCGGCGGCGCGCACCGGGGCGCCCTCGGCGTCGAAGTCGATGGAGCCGTCCTTGGACTGCCAGGGCCTGATCTCCTCGACGGCGTCCTTGAGCGTCAGCCACGCAGGATGCTCGACCACCGCCATGGTCGTCGCCGCGTCCGTCGCAGCGTTCTGCACAAGAATTTCCGTCATGTCACTTCCTCCACGGGAGAACCTCGCGTCAAGACACCGTATCCATGCCCGGTTCTCCCGTACAAGGGGAACCCTGGGAAATTATCCTGCCCTACCCCCATGGTCACCGCAGATTTTTCTGTGACTTAGGCCATTCGGGACGATGACTGCGGCAATCCGGGCAGCGGGCACCGCCGGACCGGTGTCGGCCCGGGCGTCGTCAAGGCCCGGGGGACTCGCCCACGCGCGGGTGAGCCCGCCACGGGGCGCAGTGCCGGAAGGACGCGTTCCCCCAAGCCCGGGACCTCATGCACGACCGGGTACGGCCGAGGCGGGGGCCACTAGGCTGCGGCCGTGCCGCGCGGGGGCAGGAGCCCCCGCGTGGGAGCCGCAACAAGAACGGCCCGAGCCCGACACATCGACGGAAGCGAGAAGATCTTGAGTTTCCTCACCATCGGTCATCGCGGGGTCATGGGTGTCGAACCGGAGAACACCCTGCGTTCCTTCGCCCGGGCGGAGCGGGCGGGTATGGACGCGATCGAACTGGATCTCCATCTCAGCAAGGACGGCGCGCTGGTCGTCATGCACGACGCCGACGTGGACCGGACGACCGACGGCACCGGGCCGATCGCCGAGAAGACCCTCGCCGAGCTGCGGGAACTGGACGCCGGTCAGGGCGAGCGCATCCCGGTCCTCGAGGAGGTCCTGGACGCGGTGAGCGCGCCGCTCCAGGTCGAGATCAAGGACGCGGCCGCCGCACGGGTTCTCGCGGACGTCATGGTCAAGCGCGACCTGGTGGAGCGGATCGAGGTCACGTCGTTCCAGGACGACGCCGTCAGGGAGATCGCCGCCCTGGTGCCCGGCGTGCGCACGGCCCTCGTCGCGAGCCGCTGGGGCAGCGACATCGTGGAGCGCGCCCAGGCCGTCGGCGCCCCGACGCTGGCGCTGAACATCCGCAGGCTGACCCTCGAGACGGTGGAGCGCGCCCACGACGAGGGGCTCCGGGTCATCGGCTGGGTCGTCAACACCCAGGAGCACCTGCGGCTCGTGCGCGCCCTCGAACTCGACGGCGCGACCACCGACTTCCCCGAGATCCGGCGCACCGGCCGCTTCACGGCCTGACGGTCCCGGCGGCGCCCGCCCGGCCGGCGACCGGTCGGCAGGTCAGGGGGCCGGATCCCGGAGACCTACCGGTCCAGGTGCTTCACCAGCAGTTCGAACTGCAGGTCGTCGCGGCGCGGAACGCCGAAGCGCTCGTCGCCGTACGGGAACGGGGTCATCCGTCCCGTACGGCGGTACCCGCGCCGCTCGTACCAGGCGATGAGTTCCTCGCGCACCGAGATCACCGTCATGTGCATCTCGGAGACGCCCCAGGCCTCTCCCACGAGACGCTCCGCCTCGGCGATGACCAGGCGGCCGAGTCCGCCGCCCTGGAGCCCGGGGCGCACCGCGAACATGCCGAAGTACGCCGCGTCGCCCCGGTGTTCGAGCTGGCAGCAGGCGACGAGCTCCCCGTCGCGCTCCACCACCAGCAGTCTGCTGCCGGGCGCCCCGATCACCTGGCGCACGCCCTCCGGGTCGGTGCGCTGCCCGTCCAGGATGTCCGCCTCGGTGGTCCAGCCGGTCCGGCTGGAGTCCCCGCGGTAGGCCGACTCGATCAGCTCGACCAGTGCGGGCACGTCGGACGCGGTCGCGTCGCGGTAGGACAGCTGCGCCGGGTCCCGGGGCGGTGCGGTCTCCATGGGGCGGGTCTCCGTTCTCCTCTTCGCAGGCGCCCGCCGGTGCGAGGGGCGCACCGGCGGGCGCGGACGCGCGCTCCGCCCGACCTTAGCGCGGCGCACCCGCGGTCTACCGTGGAGTCCATGATGCACGTGCTGAGCAGCCGCATCCTGCTGCGGCCGACCGATCCCGAGCGCTCCCGGCGGTTCTACGAGGACGTTCTGGGCCTGCAGATCTACCGGGAGTTCGGCACCGGGCCCGACCGCGGGACCGTCTACTTCCTCGGGGGCGGCTTCCTGGAGATCTCCGGGCGCTCCGGCACCCCGCCCGGCCCGGGCCTCGCGCTGTGGCTCCAGGTGTCGGACGCCAAGGCGGCCTACGGACACGTGCTGTCGCACGGAGCCGCGGTAGAGCGGCCCCCGCGGCGGGAACCCTGGGGGCTCGTGGAGATGTGGCTGACCGACCCGGACGGGGTGCGGATCGCCGTGGTCGAAGTGCCCGAGGACCATCCCCTGCGCCACCGGCCCTGACCGGGGGCGCGTCCGCCCGAGGACCCGGGGCCGTACCCGGCCGGCCGGCACCCCGGGCGGCACGAGGCCGCGCGTGCCTCCGCGAGCGCCCCGCGTACACCCGTGCGCTCGTATGCGCCGCGCCGCGGCTGGGCATCCCCTGCTCGACACGTCGAGCGGGGAGGTGTGCGGTGCACGGACCGGCGATGCCGGGCTGGCTGCTCGTGGCACTGTGCGCGGCGTCCGGCGCGTACTGCGTCGTGCGGATGCGCAGTTGCGCGGGCGAGGCCCGCAGCGCGGCGGCGGGCGAGGCGGTGATGGGGTTCGGGATGGCCGCGATGGCCGTGCCGGCCGCCGTCGTACCGGTGCCGGCGTGGGCATGGCTGCTGTACGCCGCCCTGTTCGGGGCGGTGGGCCTGCGAGCCCTGTGGGCCACACGGGCCTCGCCCTCCGCCGTCCACCATCTGCACCATCTGGTCGGCTCGCTGGCCATGGTGTACATGGCGGTGACCATGTCACCGCTGCGGGCGGGCGGCCACGAAGGGCACGGCGTCCAGGCCGGCGCCGGCGGGGTGCCGCTGGTGACGGGGGCGTTGCTCGTGTACTTCACGGTGTTCGTCCTGCGCACGGGTGCCCGGCTGGTGCCCGTGGCCGCGCCCGCCGGCGGCCCCGCCCCGGCGTGGGGCGCGCGCCCCGAGCTGGCCCTGGCGTGCCGGGTCTCGATGGGAGTCGCGATGGTCGCCATGCTTCTGACCGTCTGAGCCTGCGGGGACGCGCCGTGTCGTACGTCACTTGCCGGGTGAAGCCATACCTGTGAGTAGCACGGCGCTCATAGTCTGGTGTCCATGATGGTCTCCCTCGCGCTGCTGTCGCTCGGCGCACTGGCCGCCGTCGTCGCGCCGCGGCTGATGTCGCGGGCCGACTGGCCGGAGCGCGAGCCTGTGGTGGCGTTGTGGGTGTGGCAGTGCGTGGTCGCGGCGGTGCTGCTGAGCTTCGGACTCTCCATGACCATCAGTGCGGCCGCAGCGTGGCAGGAGGTGCGTGGCCCGGTCTTCGCACCGGCGCCGAGCGCGGTCGTCGAGGCGTACGCCCTGGGCGCCGGCGGTCCGTGGTCCGCGGTGCTGGCCGTCGTGCTGGCCTGCGGGGGGCTGTGGACGGGTGCGATGCTCACCCGCGAGATCCACCGGGCGCACGCGCGACGCGAGCGGCGCAGGGCCGAACTCCTCGTGCGCGCACCGCTGTTGCCCGGGGAGGACCCGGGTGACGATCCGCTCGTGGTGCTGGAGGGCGAACGGCCCGACGCCTGGTGGCTGTCCGGCGCCGCGCCCCAGCTGGTCATCACCACGGCGGCCCTGCGGCGGCTGAAGGGCCGTCAACTCGACGCGGTGCTCGCCCATGAGCAGGGACACGCGAAGGCGCGGCACGACTGGCTGCTGCACTGCTCGGCCGCGCTCGCCAACGGCTTTCCGCAGGTTCCGGTGTTCGCCGCGTTCCGCGACGAGATGCACCGGCTCGTCGAGCTGGCCGCGGACGACGTCGCCTCGCGTCGCTTCGGCCGGCTGACGATCGCCCTCGCACTGGTCGAACTGAACGAGCACCGCGGAGCCTTCGGTCCCTGCCCGGCCCCCGACGCCCAGGTGCACCAGCGGGTGAACCGGCTGCTCGCCCCGGTGCCGCGGCTCACGGCGGGAAGGCGGCTGCGGCTGACCGCGTCCGCGGCCCTGGTGCCCGTCGTACCGCTGCTGGTGGCATTCGTGCCGGGTCTGAGCGCCTTGACGTAACCGGTGCCGTGGCCGGAAAGGTCTGCCGGTCAGGACCGCGGCGTCCGGTGCGGTGGAGCGAAGGACGGAGGATCGTCGCCCTCGTCAGGGACGCACGCGGGGCGACGGCGCGGTGAGGTGCCGTGCAGGGCGTCGCGACCCGGTGAACCTTGCCGGTCACGGCACTAGCGGGGCGGATCGGGGGCAGGATCCTTCCCATGCGTCCCCCCACCCCCACCTCGTCCCCCGTTCCGCGGTCCCCCGCCCAGGAGCCACCTGCTCCGGTGCCCGGGGCGCGCACCGCCTCGCTGACCGCCGTGATCGCCGTGCTGCTGCTGGTGACGGTGGCCGTGGACTGGTCACCCCTCGTGTCGGTCGACCGTACGGTCGCGGTCGAACTGCACGAGTCCGCGCTGGCGGAGCCGGGTTTCACCCGTGCGAACCAGATCCTCAGCGACTGGGTGTGGGACCCGTGGACGATGCGGGCCGTGGTGGTCGCTGTGGTCCTCGCCCTGCTGTGGCGCGGCGAGCGTCTGACGGCCCTGTGGGTCGCGGCGGCGAGCCTGACGGGCACGGCGGTGCAGCAGGCCCTCAAGGCCCTGGTGGGACGGCAGCGCCCGGTCTGGGCGGAGCCCGTGGACACCGCCCACTACGCCGCCTTCCCGTCCGGCCACGCGATGACGGCCACCGTCACCTGCGGGCTGCTCCTCTGGCTGCTGGCACGGTCCGGGGCCGGGCCGGGGCTGCGGCGGACGGCGGCCCTGCTCGCGGCGGTCTCGGTGCTGGGTGTGGGCTTCACCCGGCTGTATCTCGGGGTGCACTGGCTCACGGACGTCCTGGCCGGCTGGCTGCTCGGGATCTGCCTGGTGGCCGTGGCGGCCGGTTCGTACGAACGGCTGGCCTTGAACCGGCAGCGCTGAGGCCGGGAGGATCGTCGCATGGCGATCAAAGGCGTGCTCTTCGACTTCTCAGGAACGCTCTTCCGGATCGAATCCGTCACGTCCTGGCTGCGCGCGGCGCTCGACGAGACGGGCGTCTCCGTCGGCGAGGACGCCTTCGAGCGGTACGCGCGCGAGCTGGACGCGGCCGGGGCGCTGCCCGGCGGCTCCACCCCCGAGCGGATCCCCGAGGCGCTGGCCGAGCTGTGGTGGACCCGCGACCGCGACGCCGAGCGGCACCGGGACGCCTACGTGGGCCTCGCCCGCCGTGTGGAGCTCCCCGACCCCCGGCTCTACGACGCCCTCTACGAGCGGCACAAGACCCCGTCCGCGTGGCGTCCGTACCCCGACGCGGCGGAGGTGCTCGGCGGGCTGCGGCGGCTCGGTACGGGCGTGGCGGTGGTCAGCAACATCGGCTGGGACCCGCGGCCCGTGTTCCAGGCCCACGGGCTGGACGGCTATGTGGACGCGTACGTGCTGTCCTACCGCCACGGGGTGCAGAAGCCCGACGCCCGGCTGTTCCGGGCGGGCTGCGAGGCACTGGGCGAGGACCCCCGGGACGTGCTGATGGTCGGCGACGACAGGCGTGCGGACGGCGGGGCGGCACTGCTGGGCTGCGCGGTGCACTTCGTGGACCATCTGCCGGTCGAGGAGCGGCCCGGTGGTCTGCGTCCGGTACTCGGACTCGTCGGCGCGTGAATCGGAACGGCGTGGGCGAAGTACCGAGGCTCGGCCGTAGGAATCCGGCCCGCGAAAACGGACAATAGGGACAGAGGTCGGAATTCTCGGCCCTGGTGATCCACACGGACCCATGACGGAGCGGATCGGACCGGGCGATCCCCCGCGTCGCCCGGTCCGTCCGGTCACCCCCGCTGACCAGGCACACGAGCGCCTCGCAACGGGTCGCGCTGAGTATATTGGCTCCGAGCCAGTCAACGCAGGAGTTAAGCATGTCCCCGCGGAGCGCATCGGTCAATGAAGAGCTCCGTCGGCGTTCCCGGGAGCGTCTGCTCCAGGCGACCGTGGAGCTCGTCGGGGAGCGCGGCTACGAGGCGACGACGCTGGGGGACATCGCCGACCGGGCCGGCTCGGCCCGCGGACTGGTCTCCTACTACTTCCCCGGCAAGCGCCAGCTGTTCCAGTCCGCCGTGCACCGGCTGATGCACCTCACGCTGGAGGAGGCGCTGGAGCGCGAGCCCCGCACGGCCGACGGGCGGGAGCGGCTGGCCCGGGCGGTCGACGCGATCCTGGGTCTCGCCGTGGACCGGCCGGTGCTGATGCGCGCGCACATGGCGGGCATCCTGCAGGCGGAGGGCTTCGTCCAGTGTCCCGAGCAGCAGCGCCTCGCCTTCCTGCTGCGCGACACGGTGGAGCGGTACGGGTCGCCGAACGTCGACACCGACTACCCCCTGCTGCGCGCACTGCTGATGGGCGCGGTCTTCGCGGTGGCGCTGCCCGGCGCGCCGATGCCGCGCGCTCGGCTGCGGGCGGAGCTGTTCCAGCGGTACGGGCTGGACTGGGAGCTCGGTTTCCCGCCGGGCGGGGAACCGCCCGGCGGGACGTCACACGAGGGTCCGGACCGGTCCGCCACCGGGGCGGCCCGGTAGCGGCCGGCCCGGAGGACGGGACGACCGCCCCGGAAGGAGCGGTGCCGCCCGAGAGGGCGGCACCGCGGCGGCACGGATCAGTGGTGGTGGCGGTCGAAGTAGTCCGGCTGGGTCTGCACGTTGAGCTCGTGCATCCGGACGCGCTTGGCCGCGTCGGTACGACGGTCCTCGAGCTTCAGCACGTCGAAGCCCTTGGCGATGTCGTTCGAGTAGATGTAGCCGTTGTAGTAGTACGCCGACCACGAGCCGCCCGTGGTGATGGTGTCGGTGGTCAGCGGGCCGCGCTCGAAGTAGGCGATCTCCCTCGGCTTGGCGGAGTCCGTGAACTCCCACACCGACACGCCGCCCTGGTACCAGGCCTGGACCATGATGTCGCGGCCCTTGACCGGGATCAGCGAGCCGTTGTGCGCCACGCAGTTCTCGGTGGCGGCCTGGTGGCGGTCGATCTTGAAGTAGCTGCGGAAGACGAGCTTGCGCTGGTCGCCCTTGCCGACGATGTCGTAGATGCCGTCGGCCCCGCGCTTCGGGCCGATCTCCGCGTTGCAGGTCGCGCCCACGCCACCGCCGAGCTCGTCGGTGAAGACCACCTTGTCGGCGCCCTGGTTGAACGTCGCCGAGTGCCAGAAGGCGAAGTTGACGTTGTCCTGGACCCGGTCGATGACCTTCGGGCGCTCGGGGTCCCGGATGTCGAACAGGATGCCGTCACCCATGCACGCACCGGCCGCGAGGTCCTTCGACGGCAGTACGGTGATGTCGTGGCAGCCGGTCGTCTTGGAGACGCCCGGGTTGGTGGGTGAGCCGGGGTTGCCGCCGCCGTCCGGGCCCTCGCCCGGGAACAGCACCGGGAAGCCGACGACCGCGGACTTCTCCGGGGCGTTCCGCGGCACCTTGATGACGGAGATCCCGTCGTGCGGCGGCTGGCAGTCCGGGAACGTCGCGTTCGGCGAGTACGACGACACGTACACGTACACGTTGCGCCGCTCGGGCACGAGGGTGTGGGTGTGCGAGCCGCACGCCGTCTCGACGGCCGCGACGTACTTCGGGTTGCGCTTGTCGCTGATGTCGAAGACCTTGACTCCCTCCCACGAGGACTTCTCCGTGGCCGGCTGGCTGGTGCTGGCACAGGAGTTGTCGCTGCGCGAGGAGTCGGTGGAGAGGAAGAGCAGGTCCCCGGAGACCGAGATGTCGTTCTGGGAGCCGGGGCACAGGACCTGGGAGACGGTCCTGGGGGCGCGCGGGTTGCTGATGTCGAAGATGCGGAAGCCGTCGTAGTTGCCGGCGAACGCGTACGTGCCCTGGAAGGCGAGGTCCGAGTTGGTGCCCGGCAGGGCGTCCTTCGGGATGTTGGCGAGATGTTGGATGTTGTCGCTGTGGACGACCTCGTCCACGGCGGGTATCTCGCCACTGGTCGTCAGGGCCTTGGCGGCTGCCGCCTGTTCGGACGAGACCTTCCTCTCGGCCGGGACGTCTCCGGGGTCCGGTGTGGCGGCCGCGGGTCCGGCCGCCAGCAGAGTGGCCAGCAGCCCTGCCGCGGCTGCCGCCACGCCCAGACGTCTGCGCCGCACGCGGGTGGTGTGCAACGGGGTCACCGTTTTTCCTCCCCTAGTTCCATTCCGTAGTTGAACCATGCACTGACCCCGGCAGTATCGTCCTCAGCATGCCCATATCAACAGATGGCAACAGAGACGTAATGAAAGTCGTGGCGGCCGTCGTCGTGGCCGTACTCGCCCTGGGCGCCTGCGAGTCGGGGTCCGGGTCCGGCACCCCGAGGGCCGAGGGGGACCGCGGCACGGCGGTCGTGGCCCCGGGGAAGCCCGGCGAGCCCGCCCGTACGCTCTCGCCCGAGGAGGCCGCGAAGGAGCTGCCGGACGACAGCCCCAACGCCGCCGACGTGTCGTACGTCCGGATGATGATCGTCCATCACACCCAGGCGCTGGAGATGACGGCCCTCGTACCCGACCGGGCCGGTGGCACCCCGGTGAAGCGCCTCGCGGACCGCATCAAGGCCGCGCAGCAGCCGGAGATCGGGGCGATGCAGGGCTGGCTGAAGCAGCACTCCAAGGCGACGGACGGTCACGGGGCCCATGACCACGGGGCAATGCCGGGCATGGCGACCGAGGATCAGCTGGCGCAGCTGCGCGCCGCCAAGGGCAAGGCCTTCGACGAGCTGTTCCTCAAGCTGATGATCACTCACCACCAGGGCGCGCTGACGATGGGGGCCACCGTGCTGTCCGAGGGGAACAACGTCCAGGTGGAGGAGATGGCGAACGACGTGATCGCGCAGCAGACGTCGGAGATCAACCGTATGCGCACGATGTGAGGCTTACCGGGCGGCCTCCCCGGTGCAATGCTGGAAGCACCCTGCGGGAAGGAGCGCAGCCGTGCTTCGAGTCGCCGTCGTCGGATCCGGGCCGAGCGGGGTGTACACCGCTCAGGCCCTCGTCCAGCAGTCCCTCGTGCCGGACGTCCGCGTGGACGTCCTGGACCGTCTCCCCTGTCCGTACGGGCTGGTGAGGTACGGAGTCGCGCCCGACCACGAGAAGATCAAGTCCCTGCAGAACACCCTGCGGGCGGTCCTGGAGGACGAGCGGATCGGTTTCGTCGGCAACGTCGAGGTGGGCGCGCACGGACTGACGCCGGCGCGCCTGCTGCGGCTCTACCACGCGGTCGTCTACTGCGTCGGGGCCGCGAAGGACCGGAGGCTGGGGGTGCCCGGCGAGGATCTGCCCGGAAGCTTCTCGGCCACCGACTTCGTGTCCTGGTACAGCGCCCACCCGGACGCCGCGGGCAGCGGCTTCACCCTCGGCGCCCGGTCGGCCGTCGTCATCGGGGTCGGCAACGTCGCCGTCGACGTCACCCGGATCCTCGCGCGCGGCGCGGCGGAGCTGCGGCCGACCGACGTGCCGCACGACGCGCTCGGCGCCCTGGCAGGGAGCCGGGTGCGGGAGGTCCACATGGTGGGCAGACGCGGCCCTTCCCAGGCGAAGTTCACCACGAAGGAGCTGCGCGAGCTGGGCTCGCTGCCGGACGCCTCCGTCGGCGTCGAGCCGGCCGACCTCGCCCTGGACCCCGGGTACGCCGACGCGTCGGGACTGCCTGCGGTCGGCCGGCGCAACGTCGAGGTGGTGCGCGGCTGGGCGGAGGCCGGCGAGGACGCCGCACGCGCCCGGGCGCGGAGCATCCGGCTGCGCTTCTTCCTGCGCCCGGTGGAGCTGCTCGCCCAGGACGGCCGGGTCGCCGCGGTGCGCTTCGAGCGGACCGTGCCGGACGACTCGGGCGGAGTGCGCGGTACGGGGACGTACGAGGAGATCGAGGCGCAGCTGGTGCTGCGGGCGGTCGGCTATCGCGGAGTGCCCCTGGAGGGGCTGCCGTTCGACGCCGCGCGGGGCACGGTGCCGCACCTGGCCGGCCGGGTGCTGCGGGACGGCTCGCCGTCGCCGGGCGAGTACGTGGCGGGCTGGATCAAGCGAGGCCCCACCGGGGTGATCGGGACGAACAGGCCCTGCGCCAAGGAGACGGTGACGTCGCTCCTCGCGGACGCGCCCGCACTGTCCGCGCGCCCGCTCCCGGACGAACCGCTGGACGTGCTGCGGGAGTCGGGGCTGTGTCCCGTGGAGTGGCCGGGCTGGCTGGCGATCGAGGAGGCAGAGGGAGCGCTGGGCCGGTCGCTCGGGCGGCGCTCGGTGAAGATCGCCGACTGGGCGGGGCTGCTGGGCGCGGCCGGCGTCGGCATGGCTCCGCAGCTCCCGGCGGCGTAGCGCACGGAGGGGATCGCGGCCCTCCGGGCCAGGCGAGGGCGTGCCGGCGTCGAAGGCACCGCGCTCGGCGGGACACGAGCACCAAGGGGGCCGGGCTCCCTGCGCGGCAGGCACGCGTGACGGACGGGCGGGGGCGCCGAAAGGTCCACGGCCGGCCGGGGGGCGAGTCCCCGAGGGCGTCGGAACCGCGTTCCCGGCAGGGCACACGTGCCAAGGAACCAGGGCGACACGAGGGCGCGGTCAGCCGGTGCCGAGGCGGGCCGCCTCACCGGCGGCGGCGGTCAGGACGCTGTCGAGGAGGCCCGGGAACAGCGCGTCCAGATCGTCGCGGCGCACCCCGTTCATCTTCGCCGTGCCCCGGTAGACCTGCCGGATCACGCCGTTCTCCCGCAGCACGCGGAAGTGATGGGTCGACGTGGACTTGGTCACGGGCAGATCGAAGTACGAACAGGACAGCTCCGCCTCCGCGGTCGCCAGCTCGCGCACCACGCGCAGCCGCACCGGGTCGGAGAGCGCGTGGAGCACGCCCTCGAGCCGGATCTCGTCGCGCGTGGGGTGGGCGAGCTCACGGGGGCTGGCGGCGGTGGTCACGGAGGCTCCACTTCGGTTCGGGGTCTCCATGGTACGAAAGTCGTCGTAGTTCGACGCGTGCCGCACGGGCCGCACCACGACCCGCGGGGGACCCGGCGGGAGCGCCCCGGCGAGGGGCACCCCCCGCGGATCCCCCGCGCGGGTCCCGTCGGACTACTCGACGACCAGCTCGACGGGGATGTTGCCACGGGTCGCCCTGGAGTACGGGCAGACCTGGTGCGCCTGCTTGACCAGCAGCTCGCCGGTCTCGCCCTCCAGCGCCGCGGGCAGCTCGACGCGCAGGACCACGGCCAGGCCGAAGCCGCCGTCCTCGTCCTTGCCGATGCCCACCTCGGCGGTCACCGAGATCTCGCCGGTGTCGACCTTCGCCTGGCGGCCGACGAGGCCGAGCGCGCTGGCGAAGCACGCCGCGTACCCCGCCGCGAAGAGCTGCTCCGGGTTGGTGCCCTCGCCGCTGCCGCCCAGGGCGGTGGGCGCGGCGAGCGGCAGGTCCAGCCGGCCGTCGGAGCTGACGGCACGCCCGTCGCGGCCGTTCGCGGTGGCGACAGCGGTGTACAGCGCGTTCATGGAAAACCATCCCTCGGTCGTTGGGGCCGGACCCGTCGGGCGGGCCGGACAGGTAGTACTAGAGCACACAATTAAATTGTGCACAACTCAGTGGCTCGCGAGACAGGTACGCTGGCTCCATGAAGACGACACCGGACGCCGCACCGGACGCGGAGATCCTCCGCCTGGACCACCAGATCTGCTTCTCGCTGCACGCGGCATCGCGGGCCTTCAACGGCGTCTACCGGGCGATCCTCAAGGACCTCGGGCTGACCTACCCCCAGTACCTGGTGATGCTGGTGCTCTGGGAGCACGGCGAGCTCTCGGTGAAGACGATCGGCGCCCGCCTCCGGCTGGACTCCGGCACCCTCTCGCCCCTGCTCAAACGCCTGGAGGCGCTCGGCTTCGTGGGGCGCCGGCGCAGCACCGAGGACGAGCGCTCGGTCACCGTGCACCCGACGGCGACCGGCACGGCCCTGCGGGAGCGGGCCGCGCTCGTACCCCGGAGGATCGCCGCGGCCACGGGACTCTCCCTGCAGGAGATCGGCGATCTGCAGGAGCGCCTGACGGCGCTGACCGCCAAGCTCGACGGCGCCGACCTGGAGCTCGACCCGCTCGGCGGCTGCGCGGGCCCCGAGGACCGACACACCCGGCGGGACCACGCGGGCACGGACACACCTTGTACGAGAGACATCGTAGTTTGACAACCACCGTACTACGATGACTATCGTACGAGCGCCACCTTCGCCCCGCCGTGAAATGGAGTCCGCCGTGAGCGCACTGTTCGAGCCGTACACCCTGCGGTCCGTGACGATCCCGAACCGCGTGTGGATGGCACCGATGTGCCAGTACAGCGCCGAGGCCACGGGACCGGACGCGGGCGTCCCGACCGACTGGCACTTCGCCCACTACGCCGCCCGGGCCGCCGGCGGCACCGGTCTGATCCTGGTCGAGGCGACCGCGGTCGCCCCCGAGGGCCGGATCAGCCCGTACGACCTCGGCATCTGGAACGACACCCAGACCGACGCCTTCCGCAGGATCACCCGCTTCCTCAAGGAGCAGGGCGCCGTGCCCGGCATCCAGATCGCCCACGCCGGGCGCAAGGCCTCCACGGGCCGCCCCTGGAAGGACGGCGGGCCGGTCGGCCCCGACGCCGACGGCTGGCAGCCGGTCGCCCCGAGCCCCGTCCCGTTCGACGACGGCCACCCGGTGCCCGACGAGCTGACCACCGACCAGATCGCGGCGCTCCCGGCCCGATTCGCGGATGCCGCTCGCCGGGCGCTGGACGCCGGCTTCGAGGTCGTCGAGGTGCACGGCGCGCACGGCTATCTGATCGGCGAGTTCCTCTCCCCGCACAGCAACCACCGCACCGACGAGTACGGCGGGTCGTTCGAGAACCGCACCCGGTTCGCGCTCGAGGTCGTCGACGCCGTGCGTGCTGTGTGGCCGCAGGACCTGCCGCTGTTCTTCCGGATCTCCGCGACCGACTGGCTCGAGGAGAACGGCTGGACCGCCGACGAGACCGTCCGCCTCGCGTCCCTGCTGAAGGAGCACGGCGTGGACCTGCTCGACGTCTCCTCCGGCGGCAACGCCGCGCGCGTGCGCATCCCGGTCGGTCCGGGCTACCAGGTGCCCTTCGCCGCCCGGGTCAGGAACGAGACGGGACTGCCGGTGGCGGCCGTCGGGCTGATCACCGACCCGGAGCAGGCCGAGAAGGTCCTCGCCAACGGCGAGGCCGACGCCGTACTCCTCGGCCGCGAACTGCTGCGCAGCCCCTCGTGGGCCCGCCGGGCCGCACACGAACTCGGCGGGACCGTCCGTGTCCCCGAGCAGTACCACCGCTCGGTCTGAGC
It contains:
- a CDS encoding ArsR/SmtB family transcription factor; the encoded protein is MTTAASPRELAHPTRDEIRLEGVLHALSDPVRLRVVRELATAEAELSCSYFDLPVTKSTSTHHFRVLRENGVIRQVYRGTAKMNGVRRDDLDALFPGLLDSVLTAAAGEAARLGTG
- a CDS encoding DUF305 domain-containing protein; protein product: MKVVAAVVVAVLALGACESGSGSGTPRAEGDRGTAVVAPGKPGEPARTLSPEEAAKELPDDSPNAADVSYVRMMIVHHTQALEMTALVPDRAGGTPVKRLADRIKAAQQPEIGAMQGWLKQHSKATDGHGAHDHGAMPGMATEDQLAQLRAAKGKAFDELFLKLMITHHQGALTMGATVLSEGNNVQVEEMANDVIAQQTSEINRMRTM
- a CDS encoding MarR family winged helix-turn-helix transcriptional regulator encodes the protein MKTTPDAAPDAEILRLDHQICFSLHAASRAFNGVYRAILKDLGLTYPQYLVMLVLWEHGELSVKTIGARLRLDSGTLSPLLKRLEALGFVGRRRSTEDERSVTVHPTATGTALRERAALVPRRIAAATGLSLQEIGDLQERLTALTAKLDGADLELDPLGGCAGPEDRHTRRDHAGTDTPCTRDIVV
- a CDS encoding LVIVD repeat-containing protein — encoded protein: MTPLHTTRVRRRRLGVAAAAAGLLATLLAAGPAAATPDPGDVPAERKVSSEQAAAAKALTTSGEIPAVDEVVHSDNIQHLANIPKDALPGTNSDLAFQGTYAFAGNYDGFRIFDISNPRAPRTVSQVLCPGSQNDISVSGDLLFLSTDSSRSDNSCASTSQPATEKSSWEGVKVFDISDKRNPKYVAAVETACGSHTHTLVPERRNVYVYVSSYSPNATFPDCQPPHDGISVIKVPRNAPEKSAVVGFPVLFPGEGPDGGGNPGSPTNPGVSKTTGCHDITVLPSKDLAAGACMGDGILFDIRDPERPKVIDRVQDNVNFAFWHSATFNQGADKVVFTDELGGGVGATCNAEIGPKRGADGIYDIVGKGDQRKLVFRSYFKIDRHQAATENCVAHNGSLIPVKGRDIMVQAWYQGGVSVWEFTDSAKPREIAYFERGPLTTDTITTGGSWSAYYYNGYIYSNDIAKGFDVLKLEDRRTDAAKRVRMHELNVQTQPDYFDRHHH
- a CDS encoding organic hydroperoxide resistance protein, which translates into the protein MNALYTAVATANGRDGRAVSSDGRLDLPLAAPTALGGSGEGTNPEQLFAAGYAACFASALGLVGRQAKVDTGEISVTAEVGIGKDEDGGFGLAVVLRVELPAALEGETGELLVKQAHQVCPYSRATRGNIPVELVVE
- a CDS encoding FAD-dependent oxidoreductase yields the protein MLRVAVVGSGPSGVYTAQALVQQSLVPDVRVDVLDRLPCPYGLVRYGVAPDHEKIKSLQNTLRAVLEDERIGFVGNVEVGAHGLTPARLLRLYHAVVYCVGAAKDRRLGVPGEDLPGSFSATDFVSWYSAHPDAAGSGFTLGARSAVVIGVGNVAVDVTRILARGAAELRPTDVPHDALGALAGSRVREVHMVGRRGPSQAKFTTKELRELGSLPDASVGVEPADLALDPGYADASGLPAVGRRNVEVVRGWAEAGEDAARARARSIRLRFFLRPVELLAQDGRVAAVRFERTVPDDSGGVRGTGTYEEIEAQLVLRAVGYRGVPLEGLPFDAARGTVPHLAGRVLRDGSPSPGEYVAGWIKRGPTGVIGTNRPCAKETVTSLLADAPALSARPLPDEPLDVLRESGLCPVEWPGWLAIEEAEGALGRSLGRRSVKIADWAGLLGAAGVGMAPQLPAA
- a CDS encoding NADH:flavin oxidoreductase/NADH oxidase; the encoded protein is MSALFEPYTLRSVTIPNRVWMAPMCQYSAEATGPDAGVPTDWHFAHYAARAAGGTGLILVEATAVAPEGRISPYDLGIWNDTQTDAFRRITRFLKEQGAVPGIQIAHAGRKASTGRPWKDGGPVGPDADGWQPVAPSPVPFDDGHPVPDELTTDQIAALPARFADAARRALDAGFEVVEVHGAHGYLIGEFLSPHSNHRTDEYGGSFENRTRFALEVVDAVRAVWPQDLPLFFRISATDWLEENGWTADETVRLASLLKEHGVDLLDVSSGGNAARVRIPVGPGYQVPFAARVRNETGLPVAAVGLITDPEQAEKVLANGEADAVLLGRELLRSPSWARRAAHELGGTVRVPEQYHRSV